Proteins found in one Mycoplasmopsis bovigenitalium genomic segment:
- a CDS encoding glycine cleavage system protein H: MKKIVKYLIVEKLENKNQYYLRMTPEMQDDIGTVGHIQFRNTDKSMLKENDEFMAFEASKAILTLKMPFDAKVVEWNNAALAKPSLVSSHKDSENWIMIISDIDPEILANLEDF, translated from the coding sequence ATGAAAAAAATAGTTAAATATTTAATTGTTGAAAAATTAGAAAACAAAAACCAATACTATTTAAGAATGACACCTGAAATGCAAGATGACATTGGTACAGTTGGCCATATTCAATTTAGAAACACTGATAAATCAATGCTTAAGGAAAATGACGAATTCATGGCTTTTGAGGCATCAAAAGCTATACTAACATTAAAAATGCCTTTTGATGCCAAAGTTGTTGAATGAAACAATGCAGCACTTGCAAAACCTTCTTTAGTTTCTTCACATAAAGATTCAGAAAACTGAATTATGATTATTAGCGATATTGACCCAGAAATTTTAGCTAATCTTGAAGATTTTTAA
- a CDS encoding LLM class flavin-dependent oxidoreductase, with protein sequence MKISVLEHGVLTEKNGYKKAYKNLENLCKFAEDLGFYSFWISEQHDVNSLVITNPLILLNHLANKTKKIHIGCGGIMLKHYQPFSIAEQINTLNLLHENRFIFGFGSNASTPKITKLLKSNQSNSSFYQKMIETIDFVNNTKNLNVKVNPHIEQKINPVMLITSEQSAIFAAENKFKIIYGWFLQPIKTYAKTVIQTYIDVYQKKWGFMPQDIGISVNVVAGKITKLLKTIEKL encoded by the coding sequence ATGAAGATAAGCGTATTAGAGCATGGTGTTTTAACCGAAAAAAACGGATACAAAAAAGCCTATAAAAATCTAGAAAATTTGTGTAAATTTGCAGAAGATTTAGGTTTCTATTCATTTTGAATTAGTGAACAGCATGACGTAAATTCACTGGTGATTACTAATCCGCTTATTCTTCTAAATCATTTAGCAAATAAAACTAAAAAAATTCACATTGGTTGCGGTGGAATAATGTTAAAACATTATCAACCATTTTCTATTGCAGAGCAAATAAACACATTGAATTTATTGCATGAAAATAGGTTTATTTTTGGTTTTGGAAGCAACGCTTCAACACCAAAAATAACAAAATTATTGAAAAGTAATCAATCAAATTCAAGTTTTTACCAAAAAATGATTGAAACAATCGATTTTGTCAATAACACAAAAAACCTTAATGTTAAAGTAAACCCGCATATTGAACAAAAAATAAATCCAGTTATGTTGATAACTAGTGAACAAAGTGCAATATTCGCCGCTGAAAATAAGTTCAAAATTATTTATGGTTGATTTTTACAACCAATAAAAACCTATGCAAAGACAGTTATTCAAACATACATTGATGTATATCAAAAAAAATGGGGATTTATGCCTCAAGATATAGGTATCAGTGTAAATGTTGTTGCTGGGAAAATAACAAAGTTATTGAAGACAATAGAAAAGCTTTAG